In Archangium lipolyticum, the genomic window CGGTCCTGGAGGCATCCTCGCCATCGTCGGCGGCGGGGGCTTCGAGGCCTAGGGCCGCATAGGCGCGGCCCTGTTGTTGGCTGAGCACGGCCTTTTCCTTGATGTAGATGTCGTAGCCCTCCTGGCCGTTCCGTGCGAGCTGCACGAAGTTACGCACCTTGCGCTTGAGGCAGACGTCCGTCACCAGTCCGTGGCCGGTTTCCGGATCCACGCGCGGCAGGTTGCCCGCGTCGGGGTCGCCGTTGGGGTTGCCATCCTTCACATCGAAGAGGAGGACGAAGTCATAGCGATTCTTGAGTTCGGACATGAAATGCTCCTGCAAAGGATTGTCGGGAATCGGGAGTGGCTCACGCAGCGGTGGGCTCGGAGTTCGCAGTGCGCCCCTCGAAGAACCGATGGCGCTGGTGGTAGTAGCCCACTGCGAAGAGGCCCTGATCTTCCAGGCCGAGAGTCGTGGGGAATGTGCGAGCGGGCAGACCCGCGCAGATCTGGTCCTTGAGGCGCTCCAGCCACCTTCCCTTCTCGTCGGCCTTCGATGCGTGGTGGTTGGAGAGACGCAGGAGTTGGGGAAAGACGATGGCGGGGTGGGCCATGGCCGAGCCGAAGTAGCGATCGCGCAGGGTCGTGTTGGTCTGGCCCAGGGCGGCGTACTGCAATCGCTCGAGCACGGCGAACAGCCGCCCGAGCAGGTAGGGAACGGCGGTGTTCTTTTCGTCCAGGGACACGGAGACCTCCAGGGATGGTAGGCCGCTACGAGGCAGCCTCGAGAGGGTGGCCTTGATGAGGGAGACGCGCGTGCGGAGATTCCAGGCGGGGTCCCCGTCACGTGGTGGAACACGCAGGCGCTGGAGGGCGGCTGCGAGTAGCTCGCGAGGGAAGGGGTGGCCGCGGAGGGCTGCGGACAGGAGCCGGGTGCCGAGCAGCGGAGGCAGCTCCGCGCGGCCGGGTGGATCCACGGCTTTCAGCAGCATCCAGAGTGGGATGGGCTGGTCCGCGTTTCCCGCCAGCTTCAGGTCCGCGAAGTAGCGGAGGACGTTTCGCTTGATGTCTCCAACCGTGGCTTCCAACCAGTCGCGTACGACGAGGCGAGCGTTGTTTCCGCTGAGGGTGACTGCATAGAAAGGAGTGGTGTCGAGGTCGGCGGGCTCCAGACCCCGCAGCGGCGAGCTGGCCAGTTCCATCGCGCGCTGGGCGTCCGGGGCCTCGAAGAGGGAGGTCAGAATGTCCTCGAAGCCGGTCTCGGTGCGCGTCCAGAAGACGGTTACCGCGCTGTTACCTAGAGCGACACCATGGCGGTAGCGGCGACCTTCCGCGCGTGCCAGCAGCCAGTTGAGCGCGGTGGTGTAACCCTCGGCGGCGGCTCGCGAGACGGGCGCGTTGGACCCCTGCTCCAGTCCGTGTGAACAGAACGATTCCTCATTGAAGGAGACGAGTGAGGTGCCGGAGCTCTGACCTCCGGGCACGTTCTTCACCGCAGGGTGAAGACGGGCGGGCGGTGCCAGTTCGCCAGTGATGAGGCATCGCACCCGAGAGGCTTCGCCTTGCTGCTCCTCGCGCTCACGCGTGGCCCTCCACCATGCACGCACAGGCTCGCGTTCGTGAACGCAGCGGACCTCGTCCGGTAGGTAGATGAAGGCGATGTACTCGTCTCCGCCCCATTCCTCACGCGGGCGCCAGGACAGCAAACGAGACAACCACTGGTCTCGGGCTTCGAGGAAGCGCAGTACGGCCCGGACTCCCTCGTCGCCGGTGGCCTGAGCCAGTTCGGTCACGCGTTCCTGGAACGACTCCATGCACTGCTTCAGTCGCTCCGGATTCTCCTTCTCCGGGTCTCCCAAGCCGAGGATGTACTTGGCGTTGTCTACGAGGAGTCCAGCGCTGACGCCAGAGGTGCGCCGGGGCAGCCTGGGAATGCGCAGTGCCTTGGCTCGACCCTGCTCGTCAACCGTGGATTCCAGCGACAAGGGGCGTCCCTCATCATCCACCCGCAGCAGGAAGTGGACGGAGTGCTCCTCGTAGTCCGGGTCTTCCAACCAGCCCTTCTCGCGGGCCAGCGTATAGAGCGCCTGCAACATCATGGGGTGCCCCCGTTGGCGCGCAGCACCTCGTCTCGTGGTGGCACGTGAAGGACACCGCCCTTGAGCCGGGCCTCGAAGAAGAGCGGACGTACGGAGAGTTGGCCGTTGGGCCCATAGTCGAAATCGTAGAACATCAGCCCCAGCGGCCGGTCCACCTCCGGCTGGATGGCGCGGAGCACAGGAGGCGCTGGCTCCACTTCGGCGACAAATTCGCGGCAGCCCAGGTAGGGCTGATGAAAGGACTGTCCGCGCTCGAGCCTCCGCTCGAACATCTCCTCGAACTTGCGGACGTTTTCTTCCGGCCCCGCCCGCCCGGTCAGCGCGAAGGAGCAGGTGACGACATAGTCCACGTCGCGCAGAGCCACGGTGTTGCGCTGGGCCCGGCGCTCCTCCACGTAGAAGTCCCGCACCTTGGGCGAGGCGCGGCTGCCCACCTCGTTGCGGCGGAAGCTGGTCCACTGGATGGGAGCCAGCACGGCAATTTCATGCACATGCCAGCGAATCGAGGGCTTCCACAGCACTGCCTCCAGGAGCCCGCGTGCAGCCGAGGGGGTCATGACTTCATAGCTGACACGCTCGGCCTTCATCTCCGGGCGGGTGAAGCAGGCCACTGGCCCCCGCGCCCGGACGCGGAAGCGGCCACTCTCCCTCTTCATCATCGGCAGGGTCCCCCCTTCAGGGACATCAATCGCTCACCACCAGCAAGCCCGCGTCGAGCAGGCCCACGCGCTCGGGCACCAGGCCGAAGCGCTCATCGTAGGCCGGTGCCAGCTCCGGCCCCAGGACCACCACCGTGTCCGCCACCGGCCGAGCCAGACCTCGTGCCAACCATGCTTCCCGCTGCTTCACTTGCACCTGCACCGTGAAGCCTTGCAACGCCCGTAGCCGCTCACGGCTGGGACCTGCGTGCTCCAGCCGTGCTACGTGTTCGGCCGCATCTCCCCAGGGGACGACTACCGGAGCGGACCAGCCGTCTTCCACCAGGTGGAAGTGTTGAGCCGTATCCTCGAAGCGGAGCTGTGCACGCATGGCTTGGATGCCCTTGGCGTCCAGTTCCTTGGCGGCGTAGAGGCGGCGGAAGTAGCGGCGGCACGTGTCTGGCTGGAAGGGGTCCAGGTCGGGACTCTCCGCGAGCAGGCCTCGGGTCACCTCGAGTGCCGTGCTGGCCACACCGCGGGGAGGGGCCGTGGGGGCGAGGAATACACGGAGCTCGCCCAGGCCGTTCAACCGCCCTTCGCGGTTGCAACGCCCGGCGGCTTGGGCGAGCGAGTCCAGCCCACCCAGTGCCCGGTAGACCACGGGGAAGTCCACATCCACCCCGGCCTCCACGAGCTGCGTAGACACCAACCGCACCGGCTCTTGACGTGCCTTGCGTGCTTTCAGTTCGGCCAACACCCGGCTGCGATGGCGCGGACACATGAGCGCGGACAGGTGCAGTGTGGTGGTGTCTCCCAGCTTGCGGTCCAGTGTTTCGCACAGCTCGCGCGCGTCCCGGCGTCGGTGGACGATGGCCAGCACGTCCGGCTCGTGCGTCAACTCCTCGGCCAGTGCTTCGTAGGAGGTGGGTTCGGGTGCGGCCGGCCATCGCACTCGCACCCGGCGCAGGCGCTCGAAGGCGCGAACCTCGGCCGGAACAATCTCTCGAACGTCCTCCAGCCCAACCGGCAGTTCCGCGGTGCGGCCCAGAGCCGGTTGCGTGGCTGTGCACACCACGAGGCTGGTTCCGTAGTCCCTCACCAATGAGCCCAGTACGTCGAGGATGGGGGCCAGCAGTTGAGGGGGTAGTGTCTGCGCCTCGTCCAGCACCAGCACGCTACGTGCCAGTCTGTGGAGCTTGCGACAGGCGCCTGGACGTCGAGCGAAGAGACTGTCGAAGAGCTGCGCCGTCGTGGTCACCACCACCGACGCATCCCAGTTCTCCGAGGCCAGCCGGTTGCGCGCAGTCTCCCGTATTGGATCCAAAGCGCTGTGGTGCTCTACCACAGCCTCCTCGCCCAGGGCGTCGCGGTACACTGCGGCGCTCTGCTCGATGATGGAGGTGAAGGGGATGGCCACCACCACGCGCTCCAGGCCATGGCGCGCGGCATGATCCAGGGCGAAAGCCAGCGAGGCGAGTGTCTTGCCGCCTCCGGTGGGAACAGTGAGACTGAATGCGCCAGGGGGCAGAGCGGTTGCTTGGAGGCAGGCCGCGAGCACTTCGGCGCGCACGCGGTTGACCTCGGAGGCGACGGCTCGGGCCCGAAGGCCCTCCTGATAAGTGGCTAGCCTCCCGCGTAGGACTTCAAGGGGAGGTCGGCCGCCCCTCAACTGTGCGCGGTCGGGGGCGAGGAACTCCTCGGTATCGAGGAAGTCCGCATCGCACAGCGCGGAGAAGAGTATGCGCGTCCACAGTTCCAGGTCTCTGCTGGCGGCTTGTGCCTCATGGCGGTCGCGAGGCTTTCGCGAGAGAAAGGAGGGGAGGGCAGGAGCGGTGGCTTCGAGAAGTACCGATGGAGGTTGAGCCCCCAATGCGCGCTGCAGCAGGTCCTTCCTGCTCTCCAATCGCTGCTCTAGGCGTTCACGGTTGGCGAGGCCGGCATGGTGGCCGGCGATGGCGAAGGCCAGGAGGGAGCCCAGATTCTTGCCCAGCCTTTGCCGAGCGTGAAGAGCACCCGCGGTGGAGTGGTCTCGTGGGCCGTTGTCACCTTCCTTCTCGAGGTGAGCTTCGAATCCGTTTTCTTCACGGATGATGCGCTGAAAGCTGTGAGCGTACTTACCCAGGTCGTGCCAGCGTCCGGCCAAGCGAGCCCATTCTCCGGCTCCGAATCTCTCGGCGAACTCGCGTGCGCGCTCGCCCACCTGGACCAGATGGTCATGCAGGAGGTGGGCTCGGCCAGCTTCGTCCAGATGGGCCAGAGGCTCCGTGGTAAGTGGCTGCTGCTCAGTGGCTGCACGCATGCTTTAGTCGAAGTGTGAATGCGCTCAGAAGGAGGGCAAGAAAACGTGCCAGCCCTGCGGAGGCAATACCGCGAAGGAAGTAGAGACATGCTACGGCGCGTTCACCTTCGGCGGGTGCACACCACAAGGGTCGAGACCCCTGCGTGCCTCACCATCGCTCGTGCCACTCCAGTCCGTCCGGCAAGGCCTCCGCCGCGTACTCCAGGTGAAGCACCCGGCGATGCGCGGGAGCCGTGGCGGGAGAGGAGGCGTGCAGCAGCAGTGGCCGCATCACCAGCAACCCACCTCGGGGCACGAGGCACTCGACGGGCGCGGTGCGCTCGCGCCACGCGGCGATGTCGTCCGGGCCGAGTCTCCCGACGCGGTGGGAGCCGGGCAGTACGCGCACTGGTCCGTTCTCCGCGCCACAGTCATCGAGGTGCAGGCGCACCGCCACCATCCGCTCCAGGTGCCCGGTGGGCGGCTGCACGTGGGGAATGCCCGCCTTCTCGGTCCAGGGGCCGAATCCCTCGACGGAGCGGCGCTCGCGCACGGCGAGGGTGAGGTCCTGGTGCCAGATGACCTTCCAGTTGGCTTCGGGTGTCTTGTCGAAGAGGAGGGCCCGGACGGCGAAGCACCCGGGGCCCAGCACCGCCTCGGCCGCCTCGCGCATCGCTCCCGTGCGAGCAAGCTCTCGCACCCTGGGAACGGACTCGAAGAGGTTGCGAACACCCCCGCGCCGCCGTGGCTCGGGGTCAGTGGAAAGGGTGGTGAGCGCCGCGAGCAACTCATCGAGGACAGTGCCAGGCACGGCCTCCGGGACGATGGCGAAGCCCTCCTGTTCGATGCGTGCGGTCAGCTCCTTGTGCATACCGTTCTCTCCTGCGTTCAGGGGTCATGGCCACGACGCGCTCTCCGGAGGCTGAGCCCGGCGAGCCAAGGCCCACGACGTTGTGGCTATCGAGCACAGCCGACTTCGCGAAATCAGTTCCCGAGCGGAGGGAAGCGCGCGTCGAGCCAATCCAGGATGACCGCGTATGTCGTGGGCGCGTTGCGGTGGAGGTTCAGGTCGTGGCCCGACGCCGGGATGGCGACGAGCGTGAGCTGGGCGGCCGGCGAGTACATGAGGGGCTCCAACGTCGTGGCGCTCAGGAGGTCGCCGCACGCGGGGATGCCGCAGAAGAGCTTGTCGTAGCGCCCGACGACGCTGAGCACCGGCACGTCGACCTGGTGGCTGATGGCCGCGCTGCCGACCACCGGAACCTCGGCGACCTCGAGCTCGGTGGTGGTCTCCTTCGTCGCTTCGTCCAGCGCGAGCACCGCGGGGTCCGTGTTGGCCAGGTGGTAGAACATCCCGTCCCGGCTGCCGGAACGTGTCGTGAGATAGCCCAGGTCGAGGCCCGCGCCCGCGAAGCGTGGATCCAGGGGAGCGGGCATGTAGTTCGGCAGGGTCAGGGGGAAGTAGGGGCCGAGGGTGTGCAGCCAGCCGGTGACGACGAGTCCCTCCACGTCGTGGTACGTCGCGCTCTGCGCGATCGAGATGATGGAGCCCAGGGAGTGGCCGACGAGCACCACGCGGCTCCACGCATGTCCGAACGCACCGTTGCGCAAGGCCTGCACGAGCTGGTGGCCCACGTAGGCCTGCGCGGTCAGGTTGACGGCGAGTGACAGGGGCCGGTCGCTGTTTCGGCTGCCAATGCGGTCGATGTTCAACGTCGCGTAGCCCGCGGCGTTGGCGTGGCGCACGAACGAGTAGCGCTCGGGCTGGTACGGGAAGTCCCAGTACTGGCTGGAGTACGTCGAGCCATGCATGGTGAGCAGCACCGTGTCTCGCGAGTGCTCGGCGGGCACGCAGAGCTCGGCGGCGACTTCGTGATGCGCGGGTTGTCCCCGGACGAGCGCGACCGGGTACCGGAATGAGGTGCAGCTCCGTGGGCCGGGGTCTTTCACGAGGGGGGTCGCACTCTCGGGCTCCAGTGGCTCCTGATGCTCCGCGTGGGCCTCACCCAGACAGGTGAGTGCGAGCGCGAGCCCGAGCACCCGCGTGACGGATGGCAGACAAAGAGGACGGCGCATGTGGAAGACCTCCGGACAGGCTGGCGAAGGGGCCGGCGAGAGGGAAGGCCGCTCCTGCCAGGGACGGCTGAGACTATGGGACGTTGCTGGGGTTGGTGAGCAAGTACTCGTGGCCCTGGTATGTGTTCCAGTGCGTTACTCTCAGGGACCGAGGCGCTGGAGTTGTCATCGAACAACATTCTGCTGCCCCAAGGGCTGAGCCTCGGTGTCTGCCTCCATGGGGAGATCCAACGTGAAGGTGGCGCCCTGGCCGGGGCCGGCGCTCGTGCAGGTGAGGCTCCCCTTCAGCTCGAGGGCCGCCAGCGCGCTGGTGTGCAGCCCGAAGCCGTGGCCGCTCTTCTTCGTCGTGAAGCCCTGGGAGAAGAGGCGCGTCAGGTGCTCCGGCGGGATGCCCACTCCATTGTCGGATACCTCGATGACCAATCGCTCTCCTCTGGCATCCTGGCGGATGCGGATGCGCAGGCGCTTGTCCGGGGTGTTGCTCTCCAACAGCGCATGCCGCGCGTTGCTCAGCAGGTTGATGAGGATCTGCAGCAGCTTGTGTCGATCCACGAAGATGGGAGGGACCTCGGCGTACTCCCGCTCGATGTGGATGCCCTCGCGCCCGAGCGAGCCCGTGTGCAGGCGCAGGGCTTCCTCGATGAGCTCGGGCACCGGGAGCTGCTCCACCACCCCGGCGGCACGCGCGTGCCGCTGCTGCATGCTCACGATGGACTTGATGTGATCGACACTCTCGCTCAGGGAGTCGAGCTCCTTCCGCATCGTCTCGCGCTCCTTCTCCAACTGCTCCGAGAGGGCGATGAGGTAGCCCGGGAGCCGTTGCCCACGCGGATCCCTCGTGAGGAAGGTGCCGAAATCCGGAGCGTGTTCGCGCAACATCCGGGCAGCCTTGAGCAGGCCGGAGAGCCGCGAGGTGCGAAGCTGGTCTTTCAGCAGGCCCGTCGAGGTGTTGACGCTGTTGAGCGTGTTGCCCACGTTGTGCAACACGCCCGTGGCGACTTCCGCCATGCCCGCCTGGCGCGAGATGTCCATCAGGGTGCGGTGCATCTCCTTCAACCGGGCCTCGGCCTGCTTGCGCTCGGTGATGTCCCGCGAGAAGAGGGTCACGCCCGTCACCCGGCCTTCCTCCGCCACGATGGGACTGATGGAGACATCCATCACGACGGGCTTGTCCCCCATCCTGTCGTCATCCTCGATCCTCTGACGGTGTCCGGCGAGTGCCTTGTCGAGTCGCGGGGCCCAGCGCGCCTGGAACTCTGGTGGCGTCCCGGTGAAGAACTCCTGCCCTGGCTGGAACTCCCGGCCGTGGATGATGCGGTAGGCCCGCCGTATCGCCGCGTTGGTGGTGATGACGTGCCTGTTGGTGTCGAGCGCGCAGATCAGGTCATCGGTGCTCTCGATGACGCTGAGCAACTTGCTCTCACTCTCCCGCAGGGTCTTCAGCGCCCGCTCGAGTGCCTCGTGGGCCGCATCGCGCGCGGTGCTGTGCAGCGTACCCAGCAGCCATGCTCCCAGAAGGGATACGGCCGCGGTGATGTGCGTGTTCCAGAACGCCTCGAGGGTGTAGGTCCCGAGGTCGGCGCCGATGTGAATGCGATAGAGCGGGAGGACGAACCCCGCGAACAGGCAGAGGAAGGCCGTGATGAAGAACCCCGGGCGGGGGCCCGCCAGATAGACCGCGATGGCGGGGAGCAGCATGGCCGAGGCATGGGTAGCCCCCAGGGGAGCCCCGTTGATGAAGTTGGAGGACACCCATCCCAGCGTCGAGGCCGCGCTCAGGAGCAACCCAGGGAGGGCGAGCGAGGTGGCCCTGCGTGCCAGCACGAGCACGGCCAGGTAGCACAGGCCCACGATCATCGTGGGCACGTGGGAGGGCTGGAAGGGGGCGAACAGCAGGAACAGCCCCGAGAAGAGGAAGGAGAACAGGGTGGTGCCGATCAGCACCCGGTACCGGAGGAGCTCGGAGGGGGGCGCCTTGCGCAGGTGCTCCGAGAGGAAGCCGTCCAACAGGGGCGAGAGCCAGGTGTGCGGCCCTCTTCGTGTTTCGCCCGGCTTGGGCGGCGTGGGCTCTTCGGGGAGGACGGGCTTCAACTCGGATGAACTCGCCATGGAGAGATTGCGCTCACCAGGGTGGACCCCTGTGTCGCGCGTAGCTAGGAGATGAGACCGCAACTCGACGGCCGTCAGCGTCCCATGCGCTGCCCGGCGCGCACCACGGACGTCGGGTAGAACGTCCCTCGCCACATGACGCCCCCTCGTACGAGTGCCAGCACTGCCGAGCGGATCGCCGCCCAGGCGGCGGGCAGGACGCCCAGGAAGGCCAGGGGCGCGGGTCCTCGGGGAAAGCCCGACCAGACACTGAAGGCCCGGGTCATCACGGAGCCCAGTGCCCATGTTCCCACTCCCAATAACACGAGCGCCGGGCGTCCCGAGAACACTCCCGCGAGGAATCCGCACTCGAGCACCATCAGGAGCAGGTTGCCCAGGAGGAGCGCGGGGAAGGGAAAGGACGCGCCGCTCTTCTCGATCGCTCGGATGAAGGCGCCGAGGGACGGGTAGAACTCGAGGCTCACGCCGTTCCGGCCGTTGAGCACGGCCGACTTCGCGCCGGAGCGCTTGAGCATCATTCCGAGCGCGACGTCGTCGACGATCTCCATCTTCAACCACTCCAGCCCGGGCGTGCGCTCCAGGGCCGAGCGACGCACGAGGTTGAAGGCGCCAGCCCCCATGGCGGCGGACGAACGCGGATCGGACACCGCCCACATCCGGGTGCTCACGCACAGGAGCCGGAACATGGAGACGAGGGCCATCTGGAGCACGAATCCGGAGCAGGTGATCTCGGGCAACACGCAGACATGGTCGAGCCCCTCGTGCTCCGCGTAGGCGATGATCTTCTCCAGGGCTCCCGGGGCCAGGTGGACGTCCGCGTCGCTGAAGAGGACCCACTCGCCGCTCGCGCGTTCCATCCCCCGTTGCATGGCGTGGACCTTTCCGAGCCAGCCCTCGGGCAGGTACTCGACGTGCACCACCTGGAGCCTGGGCTCGGTCCGGGCGAAGGTGTCGGCGAGGGTACCCGTCGCATCCGTCGAGCGGTCATCCACCAGCACCAGCTCGAGCTCCGGATAGGTGTTCCCCAGCTTGGAGCGCATGGCGGACTCCAGCGTCTGCTCCTCATTGCGCGCGGGCATGATCAGCGACACCCGAGGCCACCGTGCGGGCGGCGGCGCGTTCAACCGCTGGAGCTGGGGCACGGCACGCATGACCCGGACCAGCAGGACGGCCATGGTGAGCGAATAGAGTGCACTGGCGGCGGTGAGGAGGAGGAGGAACATGGTTTGCCCAGGAGGAAGCTTCCCCGCTCCATATCGGTTCTTGCGCGCCGGAGGGAGGTACTCCGGGGGTCGAGACCCCTGAGCGACTCACTCCTGGCCGGCGGCGAGCCCGGACCGCGTTAGCCGCATCGAGTCTCCTTCGGTCACTGACAGGAAGCCGTTTCCAGCTTCACCCGGACCGTCTCCGTCCACAACGGACCGAGCAGGCCCGGCCGGCACTTCCAATGAGAGCCATCCTCCACGCACGACAAGGCACATGGCCCCAGCGTCAAGAGGCCGCACAGCGGCACGTCGTCGCAGATCCGCTTCTCGAGGAGCAGGGGCAGTCCCAGCAGGCCACAGGATTGGGGCAGCAGCGACTCCCAGCAGACGAACACGTTGAACGCGGGCAGAATCCCCAGCAGGGGCGTGGTGGACGAGAACAGGTCACCGAAGACGGTCGACTCCTCGATGGGGTACTGCGAGGCATGAGCCGTTCCCCCCGCGAGGGCGGAATGGGGTCCATCGAGAAGGATGGGGACGGAAGTCCCGTAGTAGTTCAGTCTCTGGACCATGCACGCCGTCACATACCGGCGGCCCTCGGTATTCAGCACCTCACCGCGCCACGAGGGGGCGAGTCCCCACCAGCCCGTGTAGACCTCGTCCGTCACGGGATCTCGTATGGACTGGTCCGGTGTGAGGGCACACTGGACAGCGGAGCGGAGGACGTGCCGGCAGGACTGGGAGACCTGGCTCAGGGGGATGTCCGGGAGCGACCCGGCGCCCTGGTCGAGGGCGGCGCCGCCCAGCATCCTGAGCGCCTGCTGGGTGCCGGAGGCCCAGAAACAGGAGGGTTTCGTGCCGTTCAAGCCGTTGGGCGGGGGGCGGTCACCGCCCACATCGCCCGTATTCCGCACGACCGCCTGTCCGGTGGCCGCGTCCTGCTCGAGGTCTTCCCCGGTACTTCCACATCCGGCGAGACCCGGCATGACGAAAGTGAGGAAGAGAAGGTGTACGCACCTCATCTGCATGGGATTCTCCTGGGTCGTTTCGAGCACGAGAGGTCGTGCCCTGCTGTCTGGTTTTGAGTCGAATGCCTTCCAGGACGGATGGAGTCACGTCTTGGATGTCTTGATTCGGGTGGAGGGGTTCTCCGAATCGCTTTTCTGGAGGAACTGGCACTCGCGGGCCAGGAGCGGGCTCAGTTGAGCCGCCGCCTTGCAGATCCTCCTGGCTCGCCGCCTGTCCATCTCGCCCACCTTCCGCAGCGAGGCCCGTGCTTTCGCCAGGGCCGTCGCGGGAGCCCTCCCCTGGCGCCGCTCGTTCTCGGCTTCGAGGAGGCGGTCCAACACCCACTCCGTGAGCAGCCAGGCGTCCTCCGGCGGGTCCCCCGCAACGGAGCCGAGCACTTCGAATGCCTTCTCCAGCGACGGACGGGGATCCCGGCCGAGCACGAAGTCGTGATGGGCACGGAGCCGATGCGCGCGTGCCGTCCACAGCGCGACGACCTGGGGGCTCGAGCCCACCTGTTCGAGCCGGGTCAGCGCGTGGAAGAGCGCCTGGTGCGCCTCGGGCGCCTCGCGCTTCCGGGCGATCTCCGCTTCGATCCGGACAGTCGATGCCTCCAGCAAGCCGCCCACGGGCAACGCGAACCCGGAGTCGAGCGCCAGGGCCTGTTCGTACTGCCGCGAGGCCTTCTCCAGCAGTT contains:
- the cas8c gene encoding type I-C CRISPR-associated protein Cas8c/Csd1, giving the protein MMLQALYTLAREKGWLEDPDYEEHSVHFLLRVDDEGRPLSLESTVDEQGRAKALRIPRLPRRTSGVSAGLLVDNAKYILGLGDPEKENPERLKQCMESFQERVTELAQATGDEGVRAVLRFLEARDQWLSRLLSWRPREEWGGDEYIAFIYLPDEVRCVHEREPVRAWWRATREREEQQGEASRVRCLITGELAPPARLHPAVKNVPGGQSSGTSLVSFNEESFCSHGLEQGSNAPVSRAAAEGYTTALNWLLARAEGRRYRHGVALGNSAVTVFWTRTETGFEDILTSLFEAPDAQRAMELASSPLRGLEPADLDTTPFYAVTLSGNNARLVVRDWLEATVGDIKRNVLRYFADLKLAGNADQPIPLWMLLKAVDPPGRAELPPLLGTRLLSAALRGHPFPRELLAAALQRLRVPPRDGDPAWNLRTRVSLIKATLSRLPRSGLPSLEVSVSLDEKNTAVPYLLGRLFAVLERLQYAALGQTNTTLRDRYFGSAMAHPAIVFPQLLRLSNHHASKADEKGRWLERLKDQICAGLPARTFPTTLGLEDQGLFAVGYYHQRHRFFEGRTANSEPTAA
- the cas5c gene encoding type I-C CRISPR-associated protein Cas5c is translated as MMKRESGRFRVRARGPVACFTRPEMKAERVSYEVMTPSAARGLLEAVLWKPSIRWHVHEIAVLAPIQWTSFRRNEVGSRASPKVRDFYVEERRAQRNTVALRDVDYVVTCSFALTGRAGPEENVRKFEEMFERRLERGQSFHQPYLGCREFVAEVEPAPPVLRAIQPEVDRPLGLMFYDFDYGPNGQLSVRPLFFEARLKGGVLHVPPRDEVLRANGGTP
- a CDS encoding CRISPR-associated helicase/endonuclease Cas3: MRAEVLAACLQATALPPGAFSLTVPTGGGKTLASLAFALDHAARHGLERVVVAIPFTSIIEQSAAVYRDALGEEAVVEHHSALDPIRETARNRLASENWDASVVVTTTAQLFDSLFARRPGACRKLHRLARSVLVLDEAQTLPPQLLAPILDVLGSLVRDYGTSLVVCTATQPALGRTAELPVGLEDVREIVPAEVRAFERLRRVRVRWPAAPEPTSYEALAEELTHEPDVLAIVHRRRDARELCETLDRKLGDTTTLHLSALMCPRHRSRVLAELKARKARQEPVRLVSTQLVEAGVDVDFPVVYRALGGLDSLAQAAGRCNREGRLNGLGELRVFLAPTAPPRGVASTALEVTRGLLAESPDLDPFQPDTCRRYFRRLYAAKELDAKGIQAMRAQLRFEDTAQHFHLVEDGWSAPVVVPWGDAAEHVARLEHAGPSRERLRALQGFTVQVQVKQREAWLARGLARPVADTVVVLGPELAPAYDERFGLVPERVGLLDAGLLVVSD
- a CDS encoding phytanoyl-CoA dioxygenase family protein is translated as MHKELTARIEQEGFAIVPEAVPGTVLDELLAALTTLSTDPEPRRRGGVRNLFESVPRVRELARTGAMREAAEAVLGPGCFAVRALLFDKTPEANWKVIWHQDLTLAVRERRSVEGFGPWTEKAGIPHVQPPTGHLERMVAVRLHLDDCGAENGPVRVLPGSHRVGRLGPDDIAAWRERTAPVECLVPRGGLLVMRPLLLHASSPATAPAHRRVLHLEYAAEALPDGLEWHERW
- a CDS encoding alpha/beta hydrolase, with product MRRPLCLPSVTRVLGLALALTCLGEAHAEHQEPLEPESATPLVKDPGPRSCTSFRYPVALVRGQPAHHEVAAELCVPAEHSRDTVLLTMHGSTYSSQYWDFPYQPERYSFVRHANAAGYATLNIDRIGSRNSDRPLSLAVNLTAQAYVGHQLVQALRNGAFGHAWSRVVLVGHSLGSIISIAQSATYHDVEGLVVTGWLHTLGPYFPLTLPNYMPAPLDPRFAGAGLDLGYLTTRSGSRDGMFYHLANTDPAVLALDEATKETTTELEVAEVPVVGSAAISHQVDVPVLSVVGRYDKLFCGIPACGDLLSATTLEPLMYSPAAQLTLVAIPASGHDLNLHRNAPTTYAVILDWLDARFPPLGN
- a CDS encoding ATP-binding protein, whose product is MASSSELKPVLPEEPTPPKPGETRRGPHTWLSPLLDGFLSEHLRKAPPSELLRYRVLIGTTLFSFLFSGLFLLFAPFQPSHVPTMIVGLCYLAVLVLARRATSLALPGLLLSAASTLGWVSSNFINGAPLGATHASAMLLPAIAVYLAGPRPGFFITAFLCLFAGFVLPLYRIHIGADLGTYTLEAFWNTHITAAVSLLGAWLLGTLHSTARDAAHEALERALKTLRESESKLLSVIESTDDLICALDTNRHVITTNAAIRRAYRIIHGREFQPGQEFFTGTPPEFQARWAPRLDKALAGHRQRIEDDDRMGDKPVVMDVSISPIVAEEGRVTGVTLFSRDITERKQAEARLKEMHRTLMDISRQAGMAEVATGVLHNVGNTLNSVNTSTGLLKDQLRTSRLSGLLKAARMLREHAPDFGTFLTRDPRGQRLPGYLIALSEQLEKERETMRKELDSLSESVDHIKSIVSMQQRHARAAGVVEQLPVPELIEEALRLHTGSLGREGIHIEREYAEVPPIFVDRHKLLQILINLLSNARHALLESNTPDKRLRIRIRQDARGERLVIEVSDNGVGIPPEHLTRLFSQGFTTKKSGHGFGLHTSALAALELKGSLTCTSAGPGQGATFTLDLPMEADTEAQPLGQQNVVR
- a CDS encoding glycosyltransferase, which encodes MFLLLLTAASALYSLTMAVLLVRVMRAVPQLQRLNAPPPARWPRVSLIMPARNEEQTLESAMRSKLGNTYPELELVLVDDRSTDATGTLADTFARTEPRLQVVHVEYLPEGWLGKVHAMQRGMERASGEWVLFSDADVHLAPGALEKIIAYAEHEGLDHVCVLPEITCSGFVLQMALVSMFRLLCVSTRMWAVSDPRSSAAMGAGAFNLVRRSALERTPGLEWLKMEIVDDVALGMMLKRSGAKSAVLNGRNGVSLEFYPSLGAFIRAIEKSGASFPFPALLLGNLLLMVLECGFLAGVFSGRPALVLLGVGTWALGSVMTRAFSVWSGFPRGPAPLAFLGVLPAAWAAIRSAVLALVRGGVMWRGTFYPTSVVRAGQRMGR